A region from the Nitrospiraceae bacterium genome encodes:
- a CDS encoding glycosyltransferase family 39 protein, translating to MNSSWVAFLERPSIHIPLLVVIGFLAFSSNASISLFGETEGLYAIITHTMMAAEDYVHLWLRGEPYFSKPPLFFWLQAGFIHGLGWSEAALRLPSIVSSLGTMITTYYLGRLLFSGMAGSWAALVCATCYAGLWFGPLAIIDPVLTFCMTLGMYAWARAYFQESSQYWYLIGFMALALGSMVKTLHAMALPVLVMGIFLWMRRDERVFRESYFWVGFVLSGLLLSGYYLLLGPEFRQHFFFEENLKRMISVSGDQQYSAWEAYWGKRPIFWYGLVIWFDFFPWSALLPSGLFLLWKRRPWLESPKELWVFLWVVVYFVALSLGPEKHERYLMPLLPAFGLLVGYVYHRLLREAPVLEGKGMLRGLLACLGGIFLVSVFLGPILLQKKWHVPLDVMPLILRVGLGTLGLIMIGLAVKNYLRMGLMGVGVLGVALMVTVTGFIIPGIQAEGSPRLAFDENQRRLNNQTDPISVFQSWDWRGDEDEFYWDYLHGRSRIVGKGLKDSLALEELKRDVQQSTRLVMMTKDQYQQIISDAPNLSANVLFEFYRSKKNIVLLSLGWRAQLADSWDTQKQ from the coding sequence ATGAATAGCTCCTGGGTCGCGTTCCTTGAACGCCCATCTATCCATATTCCCCTTCTCGTGGTCATTGGTTTTCTGGCCTTTAGTTCCAATGCCTCTATTTCTTTGTTTGGGGAAACCGAGGGTTTGTACGCCATTATCACCCACACCATGATGGCGGCCGAGGATTATGTGCATCTTTGGTTACGGGGAGAGCCGTACTTTAGTAAACCACCTCTTTTCTTTTGGCTTCAGGCGGGATTCATTCATGGTTTGGGATGGAGTGAGGCTGCGTTACGGTTGCCGTCGATTGTATCCAGTTTGGGAACGATGATAACGACCTATTATTTAGGACGCCTGTTGTTTTCAGGGATGGCAGGATCTTGGGCCGCCCTGGTATGTGCGACCTGTTATGCGGGTTTGTGGTTTGGTCCATTGGCCATAATCGACCCGGTACTAACTTTTTGTATGACGTTGGGAATGTATGCCTGGGCCCGCGCGTATTTTCAAGAATCATCACAGTATTGGTATCTGATCGGTTTTATGGCGTTGGCACTGGGCTCAATGGTCAAAACGTTACATGCCATGGCCTTGCCGGTTCTGGTGATGGGAATATTCTTATGGATGCGCCGTGATGAACGAGTATTCCGGGAATCGTATTTTTGGGTTGGATTCGTGTTGAGTGGCTTGTTACTGAGTGGCTACTACTTGTTACTTGGCCCCGAATTCAGACAGCATTTTTTCTTTGAAGAAAATCTCAAACGCATGATCAGCGTATCGGGCGATCAACAATATTCTGCGTGGGAGGCCTATTGGGGCAAACGTCCCATTTTTTGGTATGGTCTAGTAATCTGGTTCGACTTTTTCCCCTGGTCGGCCTTACTTCCATCTGGTCTTTTTCTCCTATGGAAGCGTCGCCCCTGGCTTGAGTCGCCGAAAGAATTGTGGGTCTTTCTATGGGTCGTGGTGTACTTTGTGGCGTTGAGTTTGGGGCCCGAAAAGCATGAACGATATCTTATGCCTCTCCTCCCGGCATTCGGTTTGTTAGTCGGCTATGTGTATCATCGACTTCTGCGTGAAGCGCCAGTATTAGAAGGAAAGGGTATGTTGAGGGGCTTGTTAGCATGCTTGGGTGGCATTTTTTTGGTTTCGGTATTTCTTGGACCTATTCTGTTGCAAAAAAAATGGCATGTTCCGTTGGACGTCATGCCTTTGATTCTTCGTGTTGGATTAGGCACGTTAGGCCTGATAATGATCGGCCTGGCCGTCAAGAATTATCTGCGAATGGGTCTGATGGGTGTGGGGGTGTTGGGTGTGGCCCTTATGGTGACGGTGACCGGATTTATTATTCCTGGTATTCAAGCGGAAGGTTCCCCCAGGCTGGCATTTGACGAAAATCAACGGCGACTGAATAATCAAACTGATCCAATATCGGTGTTTCAGTCATGGGATTGGCGGGGGGATGAAGATGAATTTTATTGGGATTATCTCCATGGTCGTTCACGAATCGTGGGAAAGGGTCTTAAAGATTCCTTGGCGTTGGAAGAACTCAAAAGGGATGTTCAACAATCTACGCGTCTGGTGATGATGACCAAGGACCAGTATCAACAAATCATTTCCGATGCCCCCAATTTAAGTGCCAATGTATTATTTGAATTCTACCGTTCAAAAAAGAACATTGTGCTTCTTTCTCTCGGTTGGAGAGCACAGCTGGCGGATTCTTGGGACACCCAAAAACAATGA
- a CDS encoding MoxR family ATPase yields MSGSEHEQIARLRVFLNQQVIGQEGLTLRLLIALMADGHLLVEGAPGLAKTTAIKTLASGIEADFHRIQFTPDLLPADITGTDIYRPHDGSFRFQQGPIFHNLVLADEINRAPAKVQAALLEAMGEHQVTIGRTSYPLPELFLVMATQNPIEQEGTYPLPEAQLDRFLLYVRVQYPDVEGERKIVELVRRQARTIPGEVRAAPTPVPQKVIVAARRQMWDLYVAPALEEYIVQLVMATREPGPYSSTLKRWIRFGASPRATIGMERCARAHAWLEGRDYVSPEDIQVVAHDVLRHRILLTFEAEAEGIRTDQVISEILNHVAVP; encoded by the coding sequence ATGTCTGGATCTGAACACGAGCAGATAGCAAGGCTCCGAGTCTTTCTGAATCAACAGGTAATTGGCCAGGAGGGTCTTACCCTCAGGCTCTTGATTGCCTTAATGGCTGATGGCCATCTTCTTGTTGAAGGTGCGCCGGGTTTAGCCAAAACTACCGCTATAAAAACCTTGGCCTCCGGGATTGAAGCTGATTTTCACCGGATTCAGTTTACCCCGGATTTACTCCCCGCCGATATTACCGGGACCGATATTTATCGTCCTCACGACGGCTCGTTTCGCTTTCAACAGGGGCCGATTTTTCACAACCTTGTCCTGGCCGATGAAATTAATCGCGCCCCCGCTAAGGTGCAGGCCGCCCTATTAGAGGCCATGGGAGAACATCAAGTGACAATCGGGCGAACCAGTTATCCCTTGCCCGAGTTGTTTTTAGTCATGGCTACCCAAAACCCCATCGAGCAGGAAGGAACGTATCCTTTGCCTGAAGCGCAATTGGATCGTTTTCTACTCTATGTCCGGGTGCAATACCCCGATGTGGAAGGAGAGCGGAAGATTGTCGAACTTGTTCGTCGACAAGCCAGGACCATTCCCGGGGAGGTAAGGGCAGCCCCCACCCCCGTTCCTCAAAAGGTGATTGTGGCGGCTCGACGACAGATGTGGGATTTATATGTTGCGCCCGCACTAGAAGAATATATCGTCCAATTAGTTATGGCCACACGCGAACCCGGGCCCTATAGCTCCACGCTGAAGCGATGGATCCGGTTTGGGGCTAGCCCTCGGGCAACCATTGGAATGGAGCGGTGTGCCAGGGCGCATGCCTGGCTGGAAGGACGCGATTATGTCTCCCCGGAGGACATACAAGTCGTGGCCCATGATGTGTTGCGCCACCGGATTTTACTGACCTTTGAAGCAGAGGCGGAGGGGATTAGGACCGATCAGGTGATCTCAGAAATTTTAAATCATGTGGCCGTTCCGTAA
- a CDS encoding carbamoyltransferase, protein MISPNRKLTSILGVSAYYHDSAACLIQNGRIVAAAQEERFTRKKHDAGFPSHAVEYCLRQGGVGMRDVDYLVFYDKPFVKFERLLETYLSYAPKGLGSFLTAIPVWIKEKLFLRNLLEKAFRQVGSLEKKDNLPPLLFGEHHESHAAAAFFPSPYEEAVVLCMDGVGEWATTSAWIGRGNQLTPLWEIPFPHSIGLLYSAFTYYTGFKVNSGEYKVMGLAPYGEPKYVKTILDNVVDVKPDGTFRLNMDYFDYCTGLRMTNNKFDAIFGGPPRQAESTLTQREMDLARSVQEVTEMVMLRLANSLHRETGLSNLCLSGGVALNCVGNGRVLREGPFSGLWIQPAAGDAGSALGAALNVHYSYLNQPRVCQGPSDAMRGSYLGPRFSNQDIESSLQQLEASYERVEDSDLYRRVAQYLAEGKVIGWLQGHMEFGPRALGGRSILGDPRSEKMQSVMNLKIKYRESFRPFAPSVLRERVSEYFEMDTDSPYMLLVAPVAEKRRRAVQPDQQKLWGIDLLNVPKSDIPAVTHVDYSARVQTVSPDTNPRYYQLLQEFEKQTGCAVLINTSFNVRGEPIVCTPEDAYRCFMRTEMDVLVLENCLVLKEFQKPVEKDETWMKEFELD, encoded by the coding sequence ATGATATCGCCAAACAGGAAATTAACTTCAATTCTGGGCGTTTCCGCCTATTACCACGATAGTGCGGCTTGTCTCATCCAGAATGGCAGGATTGTGGCGGCTGCCCAAGAAGAACGGTTCACGCGAAAAAAACATGATGCCGGATTCCCGAGCCATGCCGTTGAGTATTGTCTCCGGCAAGGCGGGGTTGGCATGCGCGATGTCGATTATCTGGTGTTCTACGACAAACCTTTTGTGAAATTTGAACGGTTGTTGGAAACATATTTGTCCTATGCCCCCAAGGGACTTGGATCGTTTTTGACCGCTATTCCTGTGTGGATCAAAGAAAAGCTATTTCTGCGAAACTTACTAGAAAAGGCTTTTCGTCAGGTGGGGAGTCTCGAAAAAAAAGACAACCTACCACCGTTGCTCTTTGGGGAGCACCATGAATCACATGCGGCTGCGGCCTTTTTCCCTTCTCCTTATGAGGAAGCGGTTGTTCTATGTATGGACGGGGTAGGCGAATGGGCAACGACTTCAGCCTGGATCGGGCGGGGAAATCAATTAACACCTCTATGGGAAATTCCTTTTCCACATTCCATAGGTCTGCTGTACTCCGCTTTTACCTACTATACGGGGTTTAAGGTCAATTCCGGTGAATATAAAGTAATGGGGCTTGCTCCCTATGGGGAGCCCAAGTATGTGAAAACGATTTTGGACAATGTGGTGGATGTGAAGCCGGATGGCACCTTCCGACTCAATATGGACTATTTTGATTACTGTACTGGCTTACGGATGACCAACAACAAGTTCGACGCCATATTTGGCGGTCCTCCGCGTCAGGCGGAAAGTACTCTCACCCAGCGGGAAATGGATCTGGCCCGGTCTGTACAAGAAGTCACCGAGATGGTCATGCTTCGTCTGGCCAACAGTCTTCATCGAGAAACGGGCCTTTCCAATCTTTGCCTTTCCGGAGGGGTGGCCTTGAATTGTGTCGGAAACGGAAGAGTGCTGCGGGAAGGTCCATTCAGCGGGCTGTGGATTCAGCCTGCCGCAGGCGATGCGGGGAGCGCGTTGGGAGCGGCCTTAAATGTGCATTACAGCTATCTGAATCAGCCCCGGGTATGCCAGGGTCCAAGTGATGCGATGCGAGGCAGTTATTTAGGACCACGTTTTTCCAACCAGGACATTGAATCCAGCCTCCAACAGCTTGAGGCCAGTTATGAGCGTGTGGAGGATTCGGACCTGTATCGTCGAGTGGCGCAGTATTTGGCTGAGGGAAAGGTTATTGGTTGGTTACAGGGGCACATGGAATTTGGTCCTCGGGCTCTAGGAGGACGAAGTATTTTGGGTGACCCCCGCAGCGAGAAAATGCAATCGGTCATGAATTTAAAAATTAAATATCGGGAGTCTTTCCGTCCTTTTGCGCCATCGGTTTTAAGAGAACGAGTGTCTGAGTATTTTGAGATGGATACCGATAGTCCATACATGTTATTGGTGGCCCCGGTTGCCGAGAAGCGACGACGAGCGGTACAACCGGATCAACAAAAACTTTGGGGAATTGATCTGCTCAATGTTCCCAAATCGGATATTCCGGCAGTGACCCATGTGGATTACTCCGCCAGGGTTCAGACGGTGTCTCCTGACACCAATCCTCGGTACTATCAATTGTTGCAGGAATTTGAAAAGCAAACAGGGTGTGCGGTGTTGATCAATACCTCGTTTAATGTTAGGGGTGAACCGATTGTCTGTACCCCTGAAGATGCCTACCGGTGTTTCATGCGGACGGAGATGGATGTCCTTGTGCTGGAAAATTGTCTCGTTTTGAAGGAATTCCAAAAGCCGGTGGAAAAGGATGAAACGTGGATGAAAGAATTTGAATTGGATTAA
- a CDS encoding F0F1 ATP synthase subunit epsilon, which produces MAGAGVTASSGKILLEVVTPDHRLLSKEVDYVSAPGSEGDFGVLPGHCHFLTTLRIGELQYRIGEQTAYMAVLWGFAEVTPTKVTILAEIAEKAEDINVERAEDAVRKAEERLERGGLPSEVEEARVSLEKARLRQKIAGRHRQQADSRLI; this is translated from the coding sequence ATGGCAGGTGCTGGCGTGACGGCGTCATCAGGAAAGATTCTTTTGGAGGTGGTCACCCCCGATCACCGGTTGCTCAGTAAGGAAGTCGATTACGTTTCGGCTCCTGGAAGCGAGGGGGATTTCGGTGTCCTGCCCGGCCATTGTCATTTTCTGACCACCCTGCGGATTGGCGAACTTCAATACCGTATTGGAGAACAGACTGCATACATGGCTGTGCTCTGGGGGTTTGCTGAAGTGACGCCGACTAAGGTGACGATTCTGGCAGAAATTGCCGAAAAAGCAGAAGACATTAACGTGGAACGGGCCGAGGATGCTGTTCGAAAAGCGGAAGAGCGTCTGGAGCGTGGTGGGCTACCCTCGGAAGTAGAGGAAGCTCGCGTCAGTTTAGAAAAGGCCCGCCTCCGGCAAAAAATTGCCGGTCGCCACCGCCAACAGGCCGATTCCCGTCTTATATAA
- a CDS encoding DUF58 domain-containing protein, with protein MWPFRKQTTPSECQLNHPTGQGVEVRLADLINMRHQTGVLGIKTRKRVHTLLAGGERSPFKGRGMDFEESRRYQPGDDVRLMDWRVMARTHEPYLKVFREERERPVFIVVDNRKGMRFGTKVAFKSVIAAHAAALLGWASHERGDRVGGVVFSDVDHVELRPRGGRTGVLRLLNILAQNSVHPPQILERQTPITSPFQLALNRVQATAKPGSLIFLLSDFRDWDYQAKQTLIRLGGHQDVVAIFTYDQLEQEPPPAGQYPVTDGIRMGILNTGSAKTIQSYSECFRERYEDVRTLCLSRGIGFIPLGTHDDILFQMRGGFQDLGHRRSAHHSMA; from the coding sequence ATGTGGCCGTTCCGTAAACAGACAACTCCATCAGAATGCCAGCTGAACCATCCCACAGGACAGGGAGTAGAAGTTCGGCTTGCCGATCTTATCAACATGCGTCACCAGACAGGGGTATTGGGAATCAAGACCCGGAAGCGGGTTCATACCCTTTTGGCTGGTGGAGAGCGATCTCCGTTTAAAGGCAGAGGCATGGATTTTGAGGAATCTCGCCGGTATCAACCGGGCGATGATGTGCGCCTCATGGATTGGCGGGTAATGGCGCGAACTCATGAACCCTATCTCAAAGTCTTTCGCGAAGAACGGGAGCGACCTGTCTTCATCGTCGTGGATAATAGAAAGGGAATGCGATTTGGGACTAAGGTGGCCTTTAAGTCGGTGATTGCCGCCCATGCGGCGGCATTACTGGGATGGGCATCGCACGAGCGAGGAGACCGGGTCGGGGGAGTGGTTTTTTCAGATGTGGACCATGTGGAACTCCGACCCAGGGGAGGGAGAACCGGAGTGCTCCGACTTCTCAATATCCTGGCTCAAAATAGCGTCCACCCACCACAGATACTTGAGCGCCAGACTCCCATTACCTCACCTTTTCAGTTGGCCTTAAATCGAGTCCAGGCAACCGCCAAGCCCGGAAGCCTCATTTTTCTCTTAAGCGATTTTCGCGATTGGGATTATCAGGCCAAACAGACTCTCATCCGATTGGGCGGGCATCAGGATGTGGTGGCCATCTTCACGTATGACCAATTGGAACAAGAGCCCCCACCCGCCGGCCAATATCCTGTGACGGACGGTATACGCATGGGAATATTGAATACAGGATCTGCCAAAACAATCCAATCCTATTCAGAGTGCTTTAGGGAACGATATGAAGATGTCCGGACCCTGTGCCTATCCCGTGGAATCGGATTCATTCCTTTGGGAACCCACGACGATATTCTTTTCCAAATGCGTGGTGGGTTCCAGGATCTTGGACATCGGCGAAGTGCCCATCACAGTATGGCATGA
- a CDS encoding DUF4381 domain-containing protein, with translation MPTASSPLQGLRDVHLPPPISLWPPAPGWWITLGLVMMGVILCLWILRNRRRKQSCRLAMNELSAIKQYYETHRDDQWLIQRLSVMVRRYALARFPRTEVAGLAGMAWLQFLDRSGRTNQFTDGIGHLLSSGPYQQQAVSAAELVPLVEQWIKQVTSPTEKGTA, from the coding sequence ATGCCGACGGCAAGTTCTCCCTTACAAGGGCTCCGGGATGTGCATCTGCCACCTCCGATTTCTTTGTGGCCTCCGGCTCCAGGTTGGTGGATCACATTGGGTCTGGTCATGATGGGAGTCATCCTGTGCCTGTGGATTCTGAGAAATCGACGTCGAAAACAGTCGTGTCGACTTGCGATGAATGAACTGAGTGCGATCAAACAGTACTATGAGACCCATCGAGATGACCAATGGCTGATTCAACGCCTTTCGGTCATGGTCCGTCGCTATGCCTTGGCCCGCTTCCCTCGAACCGAAGTCGCAGGGCTCGCGGGAATGGCCTGGCTGCAGTTTTTGGACCGGTCGGGTCGAACCAATCAATTCACTGACGGGATTGGCCATCTGTTAAGTTCAGGGCCCTACCAACAGCAGGCGGTGTCGGCTGCCGAACTGGTGCCCCTGGTCGAACAGTGGATTAAGCAGGTGACTTCACCCACAGAGAAGGGCACGGCATGA
- a CDS encoding RluA family pseudouridine synthase codes for MPHVATRTEFIVTAGESPKRLDHFLAHREPYFSRTALQRLIEDGHITVGGQVVKPSHKVRPGDFIVLVVPRPEPVAINPEPIPLVILYEDEFLLVLNKPAGLVVHPAPGHWTGTLVNALLHHMQSGEGHLSTIGGKERPGLVHRLDKETTGILVVAKNDQAHRLLAGQFKAHSIIRVYEAFVWEGPKTREGRIELWIGRDTKDRKTFSARTTNPKESLTGYRVKERFGAAAAHVELFPGTGRTHQLRVHLKAIGCPILGDQTYGGKKVMAIGGIGIPRVMLHAKVLGFVHPVSNKMMTFSAELPEDMVTVLNGLKGREDAWSS; via the coding sequence ATGCCGCATGTCGCTACGCGGACGGAGTTCATCGTCACCGCAGGCGAATCGCCCAAACGCCTTGATCATTTTCTTGCCCATCGCGAACCCTATTTTTCCAGGACAGCCCTCCAACGATTAATCGAAGATGGCCATATTACGGTCGGTGGTCAGGTTGTGAAACCCAGCCACAAGGTCAGGCCTGGTGATTTCATTGTGCTGGTCGTACCGCGTCCAGAGCCCGTGGCAATCAATCCTGAACCGATTCCCCTTGTCATTCTCTATGAAGATGAATTCCTACTGGTTCTCAATAAACCGGCAGGCCTTGTGGTTCATCCCGCTCCTGGTCATTGGACCGGGACTTTAGTTAATGCGCTCCTGCATCACATGCAAAGCGGGGAAGGGCATCTTTCAACTATTGGAGGAAAGGAACGTCCGGGGTTGGTGCATCGCCTTGACAAGGAAACGACCGGAATCTTAGTGGTGGCGAAAAATGATCAAGCTCACCGGTTATTGGCGGGACAATTCAAAGCTCATTCCATCATTCGCGTTTATGAGGCGTTTGTGTGGGAAGGGCCAAAGACGCGGGAAGGCCGGATTGAGTTGTGGATTGGACGAGATACCAAAGATCGGAAAACCTTTTCCGCACGCACAACCAATCCCAAAGAGTCGCTAACCGGTTACCGTGTGAAAGAACGATTTGGGGCAGCGGCGGCACATGTAGAGTTATTCCCTGGCACAGGACGCACGCATCAGCTAAGAGTTCACCTCAAGGCTATCGGATGTCCGATCTTGGGTGACCAAACCTATGGAGGGAAAAAGGTCATGGCTATTGGAGGGATTGGGATTCCCCGTGTGATGTTGCACGCCAAAGTTCTTGGCTTCGTACATCCTGTTTCAAACAAAATGATGACATTTTCAGCCGAATTGCCGGAAGATATGGTGACCGTACTGAATGGCTTGAAGGGCAGGGAAGACGCATGGTCGTCTTGA
- a CDS encoding sxtJ — protein MTSTIHQPTNKDLRSFGLLMGGVFLIVAVWPLVIHGESLRVWASLIAVVFGVMGMVFPKGLGPLHRVWMKIGEKLGWINSRIILSLLFFGMFTPMSFVMGLLGKRPLQLGYDPKANSYRVVKKARAADHVLKPF, from the coding sequence ATGACATCAACGATTCATCAACCAACGAACAAGGATCTTCGCTCGTTTGGCTTGCTAATGGGCGGAGTCTTTTTAATCGTAGCTGTATGGCCTCTGGTTATTCATGGAGAAAGCCTTCGAGTATGGGCGAGTCTTATCGCCGTGGTTTTTGGGGTAATGGGAATGGTTTTTCCAAAAGGGCTTGGGCCCCTGCATCGCGTATGGATGAAGATCGGCGAAAAATTAGGTTGGATCAATTCCCGGATAATATTAAGCCTCCTGTTCTTTGGGATGTTTACTCCCATGTCGTTTGTTATGGGATTATTGGGGAAACGACCATTGCAACTTGGTTATGACCCTAAGGCGAACAGCTACCGCGTAGTCAAAAAAGCCAGAGCCGCAGACCATGTGCTAAAACCCTTCTAA
- a CDS encoding dienelactone hydrolase family protein — MNYFHRLGLCLLMIVCAWSSQVEARVQIKTIPYNHGEVGLEGVVAWDDEIKGKRPGILVVHEWWGLNEYARTRAEQLAALGYVAVAVDMYGKGKVTTHPDEARQWMQQTTANVKMWQARANEGFRLLQTNPLVDQTRLAAIGYCFGGATVMQMVYDGAPVKGVVSFHGSLPLPPAYSAVKSSVKILIAHGEADPFLSQDHIRKFKHALDEAGLDWHMVIFGGAQHGFTNPSANQYGMNGVQYQEQADRRSWEHMKMFFDELFR, encoded by the coding sequence ATGAATTATTTCCATCGATTAGGATTATGTCTCCTCATGATCGTGTGTGCCTGGTCTTCGCAAGTAGAAGCCAGAGTGCAGATTAAGACTATTCCCTATAACCATGGGGAAGTTGGTTTGGAAGGAGTTGTGGCCTGGGATGATGAAATAAAAGGTAAACGTCCGGGTATTTTGGTTGTTCACGAATGGTGGGGACTAAATGAATATGCCCGAACTCGTGCGGAACAATTGGCGGCCCTGGGATATGTAGCGGTGGCGGTGGATATGTATGGAAAGGGAAAAGTGACCACTCATCCCGATGAGGCCAGGCAATGGATGCAACAAACCACAGCCAATGTAAAGATGTGGCAGGCCAGAGCGAATGAGGGATTTCGGCTTCTTCAGACTAACCCCCTGGTAGATCAAACCCGTTTAGCAGCTATTGGGTATTGTTTTGGAGGGGCGACCGTTATGCAAATGGTGTATGATGGAGCACCGGTCAAAGGGGTCGTAAGTTTCCATGGGTCGCTCCCTCTTCCGCCCGCATATTCTGCCGTAAAGAGTTCAGTCAAAATTCTTATTGCCCATGGGGAGGCCGATCCGTTTCTTAGCCAAGACCACATTAGGAAATTTAAACATGCTTTAGATGAGGCCGGGTTAGATTGGCACATGGTGATTTTTGGTGGTGCCCAACATGGATTCACAAACCCATCGGCCAATCAATATGGGATGAACGGTGTACAATATCAAGAACAAGCTGATCGACGGTCATGGGAACACATGAAAATGTTTTTTGATGAACTGTTTCGATAA